A stretch of Lactuca sativa cultivar Salinas chromosome 6, Lsat_Salinas_v11, whole genome shotgun sequence DNA encodes these proteins:
- the LOC111890221 gene encoding cytochrome P450 76C1 produces MAQQINNEGSWWWEVMSGNKDQLTQLAVATISATILAILWHILKSLSSSHGAPPLPPGPRSLPIVGNLPILGVDMHKQFSNLAHIYGPIFKFHLGSKLHVVINSPEIAKVVVREQDDIFANRNPSIAAFTMSFGARDVIWSDNNSDWRNLRKLFVHEVLSNKNLEACRYFRRDEVRKTIKNIYSKIGTKVDISGIAFLTEVNVLTSMVWENTSDPNAKGSHFVAELKKIVSNVVKLMEQPNISDIFPSVAWLDLQGVLRKTKRLLHQVDQIFTSIIDDRIKLNSRKPKDAVGHEGKKDFLQILLELMDHNDATSISITQIKALLLDIMVAGTETTTTLIEWAMAEIMQNHDIMKRIQKELADVVGLDNIVEESHLPKLQYLDATIKETFRLHPVVPLILPRSPSQDCIVAGYTIPKGCTVLLNIWAIHRDPQYWDNPLEFNPERFLTNKYDYKGSNLNFFPFGSGRRLCPGVQLAEKMQMYILASLLHSFDWSLPEGEEHDLSEKFGITLKKKEPLSAVPSQRLSNLNLYI; encoded by the exons ATGGCACAACAAATTAACAACGAGGGTTCATGGTGGTGGGAAGTGATGAGCGGCAACAAAGACCAACTTACTCAGCTAGCAGTTGCCACCATTTCAGCAACGATCTTGGCTATTTTATGGCACATATTGAAATCTTTGAGCTCCTCACATGGTGCACCACCGTTGCCACCAGGTCCCCGTTCCTTGCCGATTGTAGGTAACCTTCCAATTCTTGGCGTTGACATGCACAAACAGTTCAGTAACTTGGCTCATATCTACGGGCCCATTTTCAAGTTTCACTTGGGAAGCAAACTTCATGTCGTTATAAACAGCCCTGAAATAGCAAAAGTGGTAGTCCGTGAGCAAGATGATATCTTTGCTAACCGCAATCCATCAATCGCTGCCTTTACAATGTCTTTTGGAGCCCGAGATGTTATATGGTCTGACAACAATTCAGATTGGCGTAACCTTCGTAAGCTATTTGTCCATGAGGTCCTAAGCAACAAGAATCTTGAAGCATGCAGGTATTTTCGAAGGGATGAGGTTCGGAAAACTATCAAAAATATTTATAGTAAAATTGGAACCAAAGTCGACATTAGCGGGATTGCTTTCTTGACAGAGGTTAACGTCCTAACGAGCATGGTTTGGGAAAACACTTCAGATCCAAATGCAAAAGGGAGCCATTTTGTAGCAGAGTTAAAGAAGATTGTATCAAATGTTGTTAAGCTCATGGAACAGCCGAATATCTCTGATATATTCCCAAGTGTTGCATGGCTTGATCTACAAGGTGTATTGCGGAAGACCAAGAGGCTACTTCATCAGGTGGATCAAATTTTCACAAGCATTATTGATGATCGAATCAAATTGAACTCGAGAAAACCGAAGGATGCAGTTGGGCATGAAGGAAAGAAAGATTTTTTACAGATCTTATTAGAGCTCATGGACCACAACGATGCAACATCGATTAGCATCACACAAATAAAGGCACTTCTCCTG GATATTATGGTTGCAGGAACTGAAACCACAACAACACTGATAGAATGGGCAATGGCAGAGATCATGCAAAATCATGACATAATGAAAAGGATTCAAAAAGAATTAGCAGATGTTGTGGGACTTGACAACATTGTCGAAGAATCTCATCTCCCCAAATTACAATACCTAGATGCAACTATAAAGGAAACATTCCGGTTGCACCCAGTAGTCCCTCTCATACTCCCACGATCACCAAGCCAGGATTGCATAGTAGCTGGATACACCATTCCAAAAGGTTGTACCGTGTTGCTAAATATTTGGGCAATCCATCGTGATCCTCAGTACTGGGACAACCCACTGGAATTTAATCCTGAGagattcttgacaaacaaatacgaTTACAAAGGGAGTAATTTAAACTTCTTCCCATTTGGATCGGGGAGAAGATTGTGTCCAGGCGTTCAATTGGCTGAGAAAATGCAAATGTATATCTTGGCGTCACTCTTACACTCTTTTGATTGGAGCTTGCCGGAGGGTGAAGAACATGACCTCTCTGAAAAATTTGGAATTACACTAAAGAAAAAAGAGCCGCTCAGTGCTGTCCCATCACAAAGGTTGTCAAACCTGAACCTCTATATTTGA